TTGGGTATAATTTGACGTCTGATTTGTGTGAGTTTAACGGAATGTTTTTGATTTCAGGGTATCATGAATGAAGCCGGGATGTCTCTGTCTAGTATGCAGAAAAATGGAATGAAAATGGCAGTGTCTTATGACTTTTTTGTGCCCTCTTTAACACCAATGGAAGGATGAAATTTCTACAAATAAATAAGAGTTAGTGAGAGGGAACCATTTTGGTTCAGTCAGGAGATATTTACCACAAGTTTATCAAAATAAGAGAATGAATGAGATTTGTATTTATTTCATCGCCGAGTGTCTATGAAAATTGTAGCCCCGCTACCGTGGTGGAGGAAAAAAATTATGAATTTAGCATCGCTGCATCTTATCAGGCTGGATGCGGCAGCCACTTACTGGCTTTAGGCGGGTACTTTGTCGCTTGTACCTCCCATCTCACTCTTAGCTTCTGCCTCTAAAAATCGACTGTTGAAACCTCGATCACGCAGCTTTATAGAGCCGACTTTACTCTCCATATACGCATAATTCGTCCATTGAGCATCATATTTGATTGTAGAGGCAATGCTGCACCAGGCTCCGTCGATATACCAATCGCCAAAATGCTTCGTCACGTACGGCACGATGGGACACGTCGATCCTAAGCAAATTCCAAGTAAAGGCAAGCCTTGGACGGCCATATCAGATCTCGACTTTATCCACAAGGTCAGTCATTCCTTTGACATAGAGTCTGatatatcatatcatatGAGGTAGCGTTgctaataataataataattaccAGGTTGACTTGATCATTCCTCAGGACATCTATGAAATTGTTGCCCAGAAGATGGCTGAGCGTGAAGCCCCGGCATATTACAGAGTCATCATGACGCTGGGCCAGGTGCTTGAAACCAAGTTTCTCACTCAGTATATCAAGTTAGGTGAGTCTGTTTCTTTCGTCTTGAGTTAGCATCCCATCTACTTTCGCGCTCCAAAGCTGATCTGTCGTAGGAAACATCATGATGCTCTCCGAAGGCAAAACGACTATTGGGAATCTATTCACTCTTCGAGAGGGAAACCTGGACCTATATCTCGATAGAGAGACGTATGAACGCGCTGGTCTTGAAGGAAAGCCTTACGGTAAAAAGGGTGACCGAGGATCTAAGCCCAGATGGAGTACGTCAATGAACTTTCCGTTGCTCTTTATACACCCGGATGCTAATTCAGGCCTACAGAGGTATCATATAACCTCAGAGAGGAATCCATGCTACATGGGAGAAAAGGATTCGACAGACTGGTGTATACATGTAAAAATGTATTGAACCAGCCCATGGCATGGCTTGTCTGCAACGCCTCTAAGTCGGGTAAGTGCACATACAAGTACTCTTCATATTGTTCCATGTTGTTATTTGcctatttatataaacttcATCTATTGGATCTGACACACTACTAGCTATGAGCGTAGATTTATTGCAGGATCTGAACGCGACAGAAATGACATCTTCACCAACGCTATCCAAAGATACCGGAATCTATCAGATACCCCTCAGGATACCTTCCACAATCCTCGCCCAAGGAGACCGCGAGGCTCTCGAGTATTCTGCGACAGAGATGTACGAGTGGCTATCACTGGTCCGACTGGAAAGCCCTCGTGTTGTAGCTGGGGATGACATCGACCCTTATCTCTCACGATATGCGCCACCAGAGGCAGACAGCACCGCGGCCCAAGTGCAAGTCTGTAAGCTGAGTTGGCAAGGATTCCTATCCTCGAGCTGGTTGAGGACCCTATTCGTCGATATAGTCACCAACTGCCCCTCGCAATCTTGGTTTGCGCTTAGCGGCACGACCTTTTCTCGCAACATCCTTGGAGGATGCAACGAATTGAGTTTTCTTCGGCCCCCAGAGAGCTCGGGAGAATTTCTCATGTGGGAGACCAAAAGTCAGGACTGAGGAAAGATGGGAACTTAGGCTTGCTTAGACCGCACATTTCGCTCCTCAGACAATCCCTGGTCAAGAAGggcctcctccaccagcttGCGCAGATCCGCCTGGCCCTCAGCCGTATTGAAGTCTTCTCTCTGGGCCAACTCCTCGATTCTGCGGCGGAACTCGGGATCGAACTCGGCAGGGATGTCCTGCGTCTCGTCCATGGTGCCAACCGTGACCTTCATGCCTTCTGGGGCATTCTTCATGAACTCAGCTGCGctggcctcgagctccttgcCAGCCTTTTCGGATTCAACGGTAGCTAGATAGACGGCAACTTCGGGGAAATCGCCCTCACCCTCaatcttttctcttgctgtCAGCCCTTCCAAGCCTCTGTGCAAGACATCTACACCCAGCTCGACCAGggctttggcggcgtcggTAGTCTCGACGACGAACAGGGCAGTCTCGTTGTCTTCGTCCTTGAGGTTGACGTCGACCTTGAATTCCTGGATCAATGTTCGAAGCAGATCTAGGTGGTTGTagctggcggcggcatggACAAGCGAGTATCCGTGTTCGTCCTGGCCTGATGCCAACTCGGGCTTTtctcgaagaagaggcagcagcGCGGGGCTGTTGTCAGCTGCCAGGAGGAAAGGGTTTGACGACGCCATGAGGATCTTTGGGTCGAAGCTGGGGCGCGGTATTCGGTAATGGGGGTCTATCTGTGTAGCTTGATGAATGATTGAAGCTTTACTTGCGCAGATGATGTTTGTTGGTCGGTGCTTGGATTTGATTTGGCAGCTATGGGGTAGAATTTTTGTCCAGAAAAATTGAGCACCTCAGTCCAAAGTTGCCCCTCCCCCACCATGCAGGTGACATCCATCAATTCGACTACCCGGGCTGCCTAATGGCTGAAGTGTAGCCGCTGTAACTCAGGGCTAGGGGCCGTTGTAGCCGGCTTTTTTACTGAGCTCCATCGCTAGAGGCCAAGCGGCTCAGCAGGCACCAGGCGATCTACAAGCGTCGGGCACTTGCCCACTGACCCCACACAAAGAGCTAAAAGAATTCATCGTGTGTTGGAAAGAGATCAACACCTGAGGAACCCAGAAACTTTCACCTCTGCCACTATCCGATCCGATTCAAGGACTCAAAGCAGATCCCGGTCGATTCTCCCTCTGACCTCTGGTTGGTCAGTGCATGATATTAGCCTTTCGGTGAGGAGTAATTCTGTGCTTAGTCTGCGTCTGACTCACCAAACTTACAGGGCTGAGTAAAAAGAGGGCAGTGTTTGGTGCAACTAGCCGCCAGGATATTACTGCCAAGGGTAGCCGTGTGTGCCTTGTTTGCATCGAAGAGGGAGACGAGCTGAACCGGTATTAATACGACGGCATAGCTCTGGTAGAAAGTTGGATCATCAAGCATTTCTCGTTGTCGTGGATCAGCTCTAGAAGCTCAAGGTAGCCGGGGAAACAACAGTGTATGACCTTTGCACTACGATTTGGACATTCGTCTTACGGCTTCCTATCTCACAACTTCTCAATCCCCATCTACAACTACGTCATTCAAACAGCCTGGTTGATCAGCACAGACAAGTTCCAAAGAGCAAAAATGGCTGCTCCGTACGTGGAGCAGGATGTGTCGGCTGTCTCTCAGATGCTTTCAGCTCTGGAGGCAGCCCGAAAAGACAAACGACATGGTGGATTTTCCTGCAAAAAGACTACTTTCAAGATCAAGTCCTCTCGAGATGGCATCGAGGTCGACTCTTGGAGAATGCAGGACTGGGactacaagaagaagggccttCCCACATATGCCCGCGGCCTCTTTACCACAAAAACCAGCAGAAACGTTCCAGAAATTGCAGTCAGAGGCTACGACAAATTCTTCAATGTCAACGAAGTGAACGAGACTAAATGGGACGTGGTTCTCAAGAATACAAAGGGGCCGTACGAGTTGACGCTCAAGGAGAACggctgcatcatcttcgtaGCTGGCCTCGAAGACGACACCCTCCTCGTTTGCAGCAAGCATTCCACTGGTGACCGCAGCGATGTCGAGCTTAGCCATGCGCGTGCCGGAGAGATCCGACTAGAGAAGCAGCTGGCTGCCGTTGGCAAGACCAAGGAGGACTTGGCACGAGAGCTGCGTTCCCGAAACATCACTGCTGTAGCAGAGCTTTGCGACGACTCGTTTGAAGAGCATATTCTGGCCTATGAGAATGATAAAGCTGGACTTTACCTTCACGGCATTAACCTCAACCTTCCCGAGTTTGCAACCTACCCAAGCAACCTAGTCCAAGAATTTGCGGACCGATGGGGGTTCATCAAGACGGATctgctggtgatggaggaTGTGAACGAGGTAAAGACATTTTTGGAGGATGTGGCCAAGACGGGGTCATATTCAGGTCGTGATGTCGAGGGCTTCGTCATCCGATGCAAAATGTCCCGCAATCATACTGCACTGCCCTACCAAGACTGGTTTTTCAAGTTCAAGTTCGAGGAGCCTTATTTGATGTACAGACAGTGGCGCGAATGCACAAAGGCCATGATTTCTGGAAAACAACCCAAATTTAAGAAGCACATCAAAATCACCGAGGAATATCTCACCTATGCTAAAAAGCAGCTTGTCGCCAACCCGAATTTGTCCAAACTCTACAACCAAAAccacggcatcatcaagctACGGGACGACTTCCTTGCATACAAGAACATCAAGGGATCAGATGCCGCCAACCTCGACCTTTTGGATCGTGTAGTGATGTCGGAAGTCACTAAGGATGTAATCCTGGCACCCATTGCCACCATTGGTTGCGGAAAGACTACCTTGGCGCTGGCTCTAAAGCATCTTTTTGGCTGGGGCCACATCCAGAACGACAACATTTCGGGCAAGGGACGGCCGCCGAGGTTTGTCAAGGCCCTAATGGATGAGTTGAAGGAGCACCCAGTTGTTTATGCAGACCGAAACAATGCACAGAGGCACGAGAGAAAGCAGCTTATCGGTGATGTCAAGGCACAGAATGTGGAATCACGAATCGTATGCTTGAATTTCCGACACGATGAAGAGACAATTGATGAGATCCGCCGGATCACTCAAGATCGTATCATTGAGCGAGGAGACAACCACCAGACGATCCATGCGGCGACTGATAAGGATAAATATTTAGACGTCATGGAGGGATTTATCAAGCGATTTGAAGAATGCAACCCCAATTCTCCCCCGGACGCAGGCTTCGACCTGGTCATTGATCTGGATCCCACGGCTGGCAGCAGAGTGAACTTGGAAACCCTTGTCAATGAACTTCATCTGTCTCTGCCAAATGTGGTCAAGGAAGTGCCAAGCCccgagaagctcgacgagGCCATGGAATATGCGCTTGCATACGCTCCCGACTTTAAGCACACCATTCCCGACAGAGGTGGCAAGAAAGACGCCAAGCAAGgacagcgacagcagcagccggcacaaccaaagaagaagggacTCGAGTACATGTCTGTGCATGTGGGAAGAGATCAGATTGACAAGGTCCTTGACAAGGCATTCAAGGGGGTCGGTCCGGAAATATCGCGATTCTTCTGGCAGCTCAAGAATACAAGAAGAGTGCAGCGCCAGTTCCACGTCACGCTGATGCACAGGGCGACGGCGGCACAGTACCCGGAGTTGTGGAAACGATATACCGAGCTTCATGAAGCTgcaggtggtggtgacgcTATCCTTGGCGAATGCGACGTGTTACTCGAACGGGTAAGTTGATATATATCATTGTGAAACTCAAGTCCATATAACTAACCCTTTTTGATAGGTTGTTTTCGATGATCGCATCATGGCTATTGTTGTCCGCCTTTTCGACGAGGAGAACAAGTGGGAGTGCGTGAATAAGGTTGCGCACATCACGGTGGGAACGCGAGATGCCGCGGTGAAGCCGAAGGAGAGCAACGATTTGCTGGCCAAGTGGTTGGAAGTTGGCGCCGGTAAC
Above is a genomic segment from Trichoderma breve strain T069 chromosome 6, whole genome shotgun sequence containing:
- a CDS encoding ribonuclease P 40kDa (Rpp40) subunit domain-containing protein, which produces MGHVDPKQIPSKGKPWTAISDLDFIHKVDLIIPQDIYEIVAQKMAEREAPAYYRVIMTLGQVLETKFLTQYIKLGNIMMLSEGKTTIGNLFTLREGNLDLYLDRETYERAGLEGKPYGKKGDRGSKPRWKVSYNLREESMLHGRKGFDRLVYTCKNVLNQPMAWLVCNASKSAMSVDLLQDLNATEMTSSPTLSKDTGIYQIPLRIPSTILAQGDREALEYSATEMYEWLSLVRLESPRVVAGDDIDPYLSRYAPPEADSTAAQVQVCKLSWQGFLSSSWLRTLFVDIVTNCPSQSWFALSGTTFSRNILGGCNELSFLRPPESSGEFLMWETKSQD
- a CDS encoding ankyrin repeats (many copies) domain-containing protein; the protein is MASSNPFLLAADNSPALLPLLREKPELASGQDEHGYSLVHAAASYNHLDLLRTLIQEFKVDVNLKDEDNETALFVVETTDAAKALVELGVDVLHRGLEGLTAREKIEGEGDFPEVAVYLATVESEKAGKELEASAAEFMKNAPEGMKVTVGTMDETQDIPAEFDPEFRRRIEELAQREDFNTAEGQADLRKLVEEALLDQGLSEERNVRSKQA
- a CDS encoding RNA ligase domain-containing protein encodes the protein MAAPYVEQDVSAVSQMLSALEAARKDKRHGGFSCKKTTFKIKSSRDGIEVDSWRMQDWDYKKKGLPTYARGLFTTKTSRNVPEIAVRGYDKFFNVNEVNETKWDVVLKNTKGPYELTLKENGCIIFVAGLEDDTLLVCSKHSTGDRSDVELSHARAGEIRLEKQLAAVGKTKEDLARELRSRNITAVAELCDDSFEEHILAYENDKAGLYLHGINLNLPEFATYPSNLVQEFADRWGFIKTDLLVMEDVNEVKTFLEDVAKTGSYSGRDVEGFVIRCKMSRNHTALPYQDWFFKFKFEEPYLMYRQWRECTKAMISGKQPKFKKHIKITEEYLTYAKKQLVANPNLSKLYNQNHGIIKLRDDFLAYKNIKGSDAANLDLLDRVVMSEVTKDVILAPIATIGCGKTTLALALKHLFGWGHIQNDNISGKGRPPRFVKALMDELKEHPVVYADRNNAQRHERKQLIGDVKAQNVESRIVCLNFRHDEETIDEIRRITQDRIIERGDNHQTIHAATDKDKYLDVMEGFIKRFEECNPNSPPDAGFDLVIDLDPTAGSRVNLETLVNELHLSLPNVVKEVPSPEKLDEAMEYALAYAPDFKHTIPDRGGKKDAKQGQRQQQPAQPKKKGLEYMSVHVGRDQIDKLKNTRRVQRQFHVTLMHRATAAQYPELWKRYTELHEAAGGGDAILGECDVLLERVVFDDRIMAIVVRLFDEENKWECVNKVAHITVGTRDAAVKPKESNDLLAKWLEVGAGNEGIQEVVFADKPTLKGQVKGVTSR